The following proteins are co-located in the Flectobacillus major DSM 103 genome:
- a CDS encoding GumC family protein produces the protein MSNNLKENIAIDDANESVDLRLILSRYYRYWYLFLIFICISLFCAFFYLWYTRPTYEAKAVLLIKDEKKGIGGGNDIMKELEMFGGNKLVENEIEVLKSRTLMERVVKDLNLTVSYYQPNTYNRATQLFSNTPVIVKIESFNKASKNEPLMIQVKDLGHFMMKFTTEENFKTYKFGEVVTIPAGKVRVFLNKTVALSSELTKVTLSDVDVVVDMMLKTLDVSLANQKATVLNISYQETSKEKGKAILSRLLDVYTESSLEDKNKEASMTLQFIEDRLKLITGELIDVERDVEGYKMSKGFTDLTAESSLFLDKVKENDTKLNEVNIQLKVLDNIENYISQSTHIVAPASSLTSDPLLVGLVSKLNELELQREKMSRTLQPNNPTFQTILAQIETTKESIHENIQNQKNNLLSTLNSLKKINNKIESSIQGIPKKEREFLGIKRQQAIKESLYILLLQKREETALSYAASVSDSRIIDSPHVNGIPVKPKKQIVLILAFIFGIAFPIGLINLIYLLNNKVKSRSDIEENTLVPILSEIGMKPKGIDSVVDMSGKSIISEQFRMFRTNLQFMGGDVNEHKVVLLTSSSSGEGKSFVGLNLAYSLAVQNKKVIILELDLRKPKISEYLGISREKGITNFLINELSESEIIKTTDIHHGLYVISCGPIPPNPTELLSMPKFSQLIENLKKQFDYVILDTPPIGLVTDSIIIGRTADISLYLVRQNYTFKGQLQIVEDLRRNDKLKGLNIVFNGVNYTEKGYGYGYGYGYGYGYGYYEDVKK, from the coding sequence ATGTCCAATAATTTAAAAGAAAATATTGCTATTGATGATGCTAATGAAAGTGTAGATCTTAGGCTTATTTTAAGCAGATACTATCGATATTGGTATCTCTTTCTAATATTTATATGTATAAGCTTGTTTTGTGCATTCTTCTATTTATGGTATACCAGACCAACATATGAGGCTAAAGCAGTTCTACTTATTAAGGATGAAAAGAAAGGAATTGGTGGAGGTAATGATATCATGAAGGAATTAGAGATGTTTGGGGGGAATAAGTTGGTAGAAAATGAAATAGAAGTATTAAAATCTAGAACATTAATGGAGCGAGTGGTTAAGGATTTAAACTTAACGGTTTCATACTATCAACCTAATACTTATAACCGGGCCACTCAACTTTTTTCAAATACTCCTGTAATAGTTAAAATTGAAAGTTTTAACAAGGCATCGAAAAATGAACCATTGATGATTCAAGTGAAAGATCTTGGCCATTTTATGATGAAATTTACTACTGAAGAGAACTTTAAGACTTATAAGTTTGGAGAAGTAGTGACTATTCCTGCAGGAAAAGTGCGTGTATTTTTGAATAAGACAGTTGCATTATCGAGTGAACTAACAAAAGTTACTTTGTCGGATGTAGATGTGGTTGTCGATATGATGCTTAAAACATTAGATGTCTCATTAGCTAATCAAAAGGCTACTGTGTTAAATATTAGTTATCAAGAAACATCCAAAGAGAAAGGGAAAGCAATTCTTAGTAGGTTATTAGATGTTTATACTGAATCTTCTCTTGAAGACAAAAATAAAGAAGCATCTATGACTCTGCAGTTTATTGAAGATAGGTTAAAGCTAATAACAGGAGAATTAATAGATGTAGAGCGAGATGTTGAAGGATACAAAATGTCAAAAGGATTTACGGATTTAACAGCTGAATCATCACTTTTCTTAGATAAGGTTAAAGAGAATGATACAAAATTAAATGAAGTTAATATTCAACTTAAAGTACTGGATAATATAGAAAATTATATTAGCCAGTCTACACATATTGTAGCCCCAGCATCATCACTTACTTCTGATCCACTATTAGTTGGACTCGTATCTAAGTTGAATGAGCTTGAGCTTCAAAGGGAAAAAATGTCAAGAACTCTACAACCTAATAACCCCACATTTCAAACGATTCTTGCTCAAATTGAAACAACTAAGGAATCTATTCATGAAAATATTCAAAATCAAAAAAATAATTTATTATCGACACTCAATTCTCTTAAGAAAATAAATAATAAAATCGAGAGTTCAATTCAAGGAATACCTAAAAAAGAGAGAGAGTTTTTAGGTATAAAACGTCAGCAGGCAATAAAAGAAAGTCTATATATTTTACTTTTACAAAAACGAGAAGAGACAGCTCTTTCGTATGCTGCCTCAGTATCTGATAGTAGAATTATAGATTCTCCACATGTTAATGGGATACCTGTAAAACCAAAGAAACAGATTGTACTTATTTTAGCATTTATCTTTGGAATTGCTTTTCCTATAGGTCTAATTAACTTAATTTATCTACTCAACAACAAAGTAAAAAGTAGAAGCGACATTGAGGAAAACACGTTGGTTCCTATTTTATCTGAGATAGGAATGAAACCAAAAGGCATTGATTCTGTTGTTGATATGTCTGGTAAAAGTATTATTTCTGAACAGTTTAGAATGTTTAGAACTAATTTACAATTCATGGGAGGAGACGTTAACGAACACAAAGTCGTATTATTAACCTCATCCTCAAGTGGAGAAGGGAAGAGTTTTGTTGGTTTGAATTTAGCATATAGCTTAGCAGTTCAAAATAAAAAAGTAATCATTCTTGAGTTGGATTTAAGGAAACCTAAAATATCAGAATACTTAGGAATTTCGAGGGAAAAAGGGATAACTAACTTTTTAATAAATGAACTTAGTGAGTCTGAAATAATCAAGACAACTGATATTCATCATGGGCTATACGTAATAAGCTGTGGACCAATACCTCCTAATCCCACAGAGTTATTATCTATGCCTAAGTTTAGCCAATTAATAGAGAATCTTAAAAAGCAGTTTGATTATGTAATTCTGGATACACCTCCAATCGGATTAGTTACAGATTCTATAATAATAGGAAGGACGGCTGATATTTCTCTTTATTTGGTGCGTCAGAATTATACTTTTAAAGGACAGTTACAAATAGTTGAAGACTTGCGTAGGAATGATAAGTTAAAAGGCCTAAATATTGTTTTTAATGGCGTTAACTACACTGAAAAAGGTTATGGTTATGGCTATGGCTATGGCTATGGTTACGGCTATGGTTATTATGAAGATGTGAAAAAATAA
- a CDS encoding flippase yields MNSSKFLFKNTIINYSRMVFTMGVSLYSTRIVLSSLGSLDYGIYNLVAGIVAMLSFLNSAMSVSTQRYLSFYKGNGDIKTQSDIFINSFFLHIIIGLLVVSSLEFIGIFLFEFVLKIPVDRFLVAKRLFHFMSATVFFTIVIVPFTALLNAYENFTMIAIVNVLESVLKLTIAFSVSWVTMDKLTYYGILTASISVISFLLYFIYCFKSYTEAQKIFHYFSVKTSILKSLTSFAGWNLFGALCFLGRTQGVAIILNVFYGTIINSSYAISNQVSAQFNFFASTFMQVINPQIMKQEGSGNRREMIQLTLVSCKYSFLLMSAICLPTIFEMEFLLKTWLKNIPENTVVFCQLILVLVLVNQLTTGIQSGLQATGKIKLYQIFVGSLILLNVPISFWILASGLPAYNVFIGFIMIEIIACGLRLFFFRLYSGSNYKDYYDKVLKPLSIPLIVTVLILFLINQSVLLPYRVFTTYIFTVASLLIAVYFFGLSKQEKMYLSNLFVNLKSKFLSKNF; encoded by the coding sequence ATGAATTCTTCTAAATTTTTATTTAAGAATACTATAATAAATTACTCGCGAATGGTATTTACGATGGGAGTTTCTTTGTATTCGACGAGAATTGTTTTGAGCTCTCTTGGTTCCCTTGATTACGGTATTTATAATCTTGTGGCAGGTATAGTCGCTATGTTATCATTTCTTAATTCTGCAATGTCTGTTTCAACACAAAGGTATTTATCATTTTATAAAGGTAATGGAGATATTAAGACCCAATCTGATATCTTTATAAATAGCTTTTTTTTACATATTATAATCGGATTATTGGTTGTTTCGTCACTGGAGTTTATCGGGATATTTCTATTTGAGTTTGTGTTAAAAATTCCAGTAGATAGATTTTTGGTAGCTAAAAGACTGTTTCACTTTATGAGTGCTACCGTTTTTTTTACAATTGTGATTGTTCCTTTTACTGCACTGTTGAATGCCTATGAGAATTTTACGATGATTGCCATTGTAAATGTTTTAGAATCTGTGTTAAAACTTACTATTGCATTTTCTGTAAGTTGGGTAACAATGGATAAGCTAACATATTATGGAATACTTACAGCATCTATTTCGGTAATAAGCTTTTTACTTTATTTTATTTATTGTTTCAAGTCATATACAGAAGCACAGAAGATATTTCACTATTTTAGCGTTAAGACGTCAATTCTAAAATCGCTGACTTCTTTTGCAGGTTGGAACTTATTTGGAGCTTTATGCTTTCTTGGACGTACACAAGGTGTAGCAATTATTTTGAATGTATTTTATGGAACTATTATTAATTCCTCATATGCAATTTCTAATCAGGTCTCAGCACAATTCAATTTCTTTGCATCTACATTTATGCAAGTGATAAATCCTCAGATCATGAAACAAGAAGGTAGTGGAAATAGACGTGAAATGATACAATTAACTTTAGTGTCATGTAAATATAGCTTTCTATTAATGTCAGCAATTTGTTTACCTACAATATTTGAGATGGAGTTTTTATTGAAAACATGGTTGAAAAATATTCCAGAGAATACGGTAGTCTTTTGCCAGCTAATATTAGTACTAGTCTTAGTAAATCAATTAACAACAGGTATTCAATCAGGATTACAGGCGACAGGTAAAATAAAACTTTACCAAATTTTTGTTGGAAGTTTAATACTACTCAATGTACCAATTAGCTTTTGGATTTTAGCAAGTGGCCTTCCTGCTTATAATGTGTTTATAGGCTTTATTATGATTGAAATTATAGCTTGTGGACTAAGGTTGTTTTTTTTCAGACTTTATTCAGGTTCAAATTACAAGGATTATTATGATAAAGTGCTGAAACCATTATCAATTCCATTAATAGTAACCGTACTGATATTATTTCTAATAAATCAATCGGTATTATTGCCTTATAGAGTTTTTACTACGTATATCTTTACAGTTGCTTCCCTTTTAATAGCTGTATATTTCTTTGGACTATCTAAACAAGAAAAAATGTACTTGAGCAATCTCTTTGTTAATTTAAAGAGTAAGTTTTTAAGTAAGAATTTTTAA
- a CDS encoding polysaccharide pyruvyl transferase family protein, with protein MSKKVGILTLQFANNYGGFLQVFALSQMLEKLGFTPVIIDRVPTKHLSLSKRIKIFLTSSIHSYLNTSFSDFKKKYIHNRTQVIRTHDEILKYKDEFFAVIVGSDQVWRLAYTKEEGLGFNMFLDFVGEKTLKVSYAASFGTDQFEGSDADVTRVKELLKTFSAVSVREDSAVDICSTVFNIEAQHVLDPTLLLKGSDYVKLFKLPEQLADSPFLAYYLLDFDSNKIGFINTLSKTLQLEKVNIYRESEKVFNLSSDFIPTSKFRYPSFYHWLSSIYNSQFVVADSFHGVVFSIIFNKQFICIANRKRGVARMESLLRKFGLLDRLLFEGEEFNGKEIDYQAVNAILESERYKSMKFLQEALLFRLDD; from the coding sequence ATGAGTAAAAAAGTTGGTATTCTTACATTGCAATTTGCAAATAATTATGGAGGTTTTTTGCAGGTATTTGCATTATCCCAAATGCTAGAGAAGTTAGGCTTCACTCCTGTCATTATAGATCGGGTTCCAACTAAGCATTTGAGCTTATCAAAAAGAATAAAGATTTTTTTAACGAGCTCAATACATTCGTATTTGAATACCTCTTTTTCTGATTTTAAAAAAAAATATATTCATAACAGAACACAGGTTATTAGAACTCATGATGAGATACTGAAATACAAAGATGAATTCTTTGCAGTAATCGTAGGGAGTGATCAGGTGTGGCGGCTTGCATATACTAAAGAAGAAGGTTTAGGATTTAATATGTTTCTTGATTTTGTGGGTGAAAAAACATTGAAGGTTTCTTATGCAGCAAGTTTTGGTACAGATCAATTTGAAGGCTCTGATGCTGACGTTACTCGAGTAAAAGAGTTATTAAAGACTTTTAGTGCAGTGTCGGTAAGAGAAGATTCTGCAGTAGATATTTGTAGTACAGTTTTTAATATTGAAGCTCAACATGTATTAGACCCTACATTATTATTAAAAGGGAGTGATTATGTCAAGCTTTTTAAGCTACCAGAACAACTTGCAGACTCACCTTTTTTAGCATATTATTTGTTAGATTTTGATAGCAACAAAATAGGTTTTATTAATACATTAAGTAAGACCCTACAACTAGAAAAAGTTAACATATATCGAGAAAGTGAAAAAGTTTTTAACTTATCAAGTGACTTTATTCCAACATCAAAATTTCGTTATCCTTCTTTTTATCATTGGTTATCAAGTATATACAATTCTCAGTTTGTTGTAGCAGACTCATTTCATGGAGTCGTTTTTTCAATCATATTTAATAAGCAGTTTATCTGTATTGCTAATAGAAAGCGTGGGGTAGCTAGGATGGAAAGCTTATTGAGAAAGTTTGGATTACTCGATAGGTTGTTATTTGAGGGTGAGGAATTTAATGGTAAAGAAATAGATTATCAAGCTGTCAATGCGATATTAGAATCAGAAAGATATAAATCAATGAAATTTTTACAAGAGGCATTACTATTTAGGCTAGATGATTAA
- a CDS encoding O-antigen ligase family protein: MNKLIFIILIFLLLAIKITHQRDRDFKPLLVSLFIISVPLVISFELYKVKSESPSGTLSTVFFLNTPLILYFTSLLFFKRRSISFNYQDNKLELAIILLAIISLINPENQLRGATLVFVYFIFSYFVLFKLIIDNLSANQIFKGIYDGIALLSILQFFLAIMFPLLNIKEVTDIFHNEGGIWSTRDGTRPGAVGIFSHPGNLALYTMMTSTFLLSCYCCGLKKRMSVFFILINTGTLFLTYSRTSYLTYIVAMFTVYFIGSNRRFNLFSLKNLLRFVLPLVLVLVWVVYYSPLSDIFLKSDSNEMFDARLIHWTLGFKLFTLHPLIGVGINSHLEYIAKNMLLFDNGSIPSFFWQNPIHNIHLIILVEQGLLGFLVWIIYVVLNIVNAQRAVNAGKNMLFPLWTIGVVISFFLYGLTGWAPLSPSILPLFLFVIYFSSKLKNKIL; encoded by the coding sequence ATGAATAAATTAATTTTTATAATACTTATATTTCTTTTACTCGCTATTAAGATAACTCATCAGCGTGATAGAGATTTTAAACCATTACTTGTGAGTTTATTTATTATTTCTGTTCCTCTGGTTATATCATTTGAATTGTATAAGGTAAAATCAGAGAGTCCTAGTGGAACTCTTTCTACTGTATTTTTTTTGAATACACCTCTAATTTTATATTTCACTTCACTTTTATTTTTTAAAAGACGAAGTATCAGTTTTAATTATCAAGATAATAAGCTAGAGTTAGCAATTATACTTCTTGCTATAATATCGCTAATAAATCCAGAGAATCAGTTAAGAGGGGCAACTTTAGTTTTTGTATACTTTATTTTTTCATATTTTGTTTTATTCAAGCTCATCATTGATAATCTTTCTGCGAACCAAATTTTTAAAGGTATATATGATGGAATTGCACTGTTATCAATCCTTCAATTCTTTCTTGCCATAATGTTTCCCCTATTGAATATAAAGGAGGTTACAGATATTTTTCATAATGAAGGGGGGATTTGGTCTACAAGAGATGGAACGAGGCCCGGTGCTGTTGGAATTTTTAGTCACCCAGGGAATTTAGCTCTTTATACAATGATGACAAGTACATTTTTACTTTCATGTTATTGTTGTGGCTTAAAAAAACGGATGAGTGTATTTTTTATTTTAATAAATACGGGAACTCTTTTTTTAACTTATTCAAGGACTTCTTATTTGACTTATATCGTAGCCATGTTTACAGTTTATTTCATAGGCTCAAATAGACGTTTTAACCTCTTTTCCTTGAAGAATCTTTTACGATTTGTTTTACCATTGGTTCTTGTTTTAGTATGGGTTGTCTATTATTCACCATTAAGTGATATATTCTTAAAAAGTGATAGTAATGAAATGTTTGATGCAAGGCTAATTCACTGGACTCTTGGATTTAAACTATTTACATTACATCCTTTGATTGGAGTGGGGATAAATTCTCATTTAGAGTACATAGCAAAAAATATGCTACTTTTTGATAATGGAAGTATTCCTAGTTTTTTCTGGCAAAATCCAATACATAATATTCATCTCATAATATTAGTAGAACAAGGATTGCTCGGTTTCCTTGTATGGATAATATATGTAGTGCTAAATATTGTCAATGCACAAAGAGCTGTTAATGCTGGGAAGAATATGTTATTCCCACTTTGGACTATAGGGGTTGTTATTTCATTTTTTTTATATGGATTAACAGGATGGGCTCCGCTGTCACCAAGTATATTACCTTTATTTCTATTTGTAATATATTTTTCCTCAAAGTTAAAAAATAAAATTCTATAA
- a CDS encoding glycosyltransferase: MERVYIIYYDFKNTSGNHAGMAYLSRYINSKNERVRLIKNPNQEFKFGRLLARLFAFFLPFYLFIILRKTDKVFFFEYLSKGFAYQDLSLKIMRILGLSNHVSVLVHLSGDNLLELYNSETVILQKLTLADQVYTLGSSLSNFIKRIGYSNEIVTTFHYVDTDYYRSVDIGKSEDSMSRLKVICMGSLKRNFKTLVDIIKHCPDVDFYVCMGKSNNSQLFADFDNVRVFGFLEEEELLRLMQSSQVGLSVLHDTIGSNVITTSLAVGLVQVVSDVGSIRDYCSENDSFFCNDVSSFVNAIRKLDGDRHLLESMQHNASNKARHFSKESFLEFFNKSIN, encoded by the coding sequence ATGGAACGAGTGTATATAATATACTATGATTTTAAAAACACATCAGGAAATCATGCCGGAATGGCTTATTTGTCCAGATATATTAATAGTAAAAATGAAAGAGTAAGGCTTATCAAAAACCCTAATCAAGAATTTAAGTTTGGACGGTTACTTGCTAGGCTCTTTGCATTTTTCTTACCTTTTTATTTATTTATTATTTTAAGAAAGACGGATAAGGTGTTCTTTTTTGAGTATCTGAGTAAAGGCTTTGCCTATCAAGATTTATCACTGAAAATCATGAGGATTCTGGGGTTAAGTAATCATGTCAGCGTGCTTGTTCATTTATCTGGCGATAATTTACTAGAGCTTTATAATAGTGAAACAGTCATTTTACAGAAACTAACACTGGCTGATCAAGTTTACACATTAGGTTCTAGCTTGAGTAACTTTATTAAAAGAATAGGCTATTCTAACGAAATAGTTACAACATTTCATTACGTTGATACAGACTATTATAGAAGCGTTGATATAGGAAAATCGGAAGACTCTATGTCGAGACTCAAGGTAATTTGTATGGGAAGTTTAAAGCGTAATTTTAAAACGTTAGTAGATATCATAAAACATTGCCCAGATGTTGACTTTTATGTTTGTATGGGTAAGTCAAATAATAGCCAATTATTTGCTGATTTTGATAATGTTAGGGTGTTTGGATTTCTTGAAGAGGAGGAATTACTTCGCTTAATGCAAAGCTCTCAAGTAGGATTATCAGTGTTACATGATACAATTGGAAGTAATGTTATTACAACGAGTTTAGCTGTTGGATTAGTTCAAGTGGTATCAGATGTGGGATCTATTCGTGATTATTGTTCTGAAAATGATAGTTTCTTTTGTAATGATGTTTCGAGTTTTGTCAATGCGATTAGAAAGCTTGATGGCGATAGACATCTATTGGAGTCTATGCAACACAATGCTTCAAATAAAGCTAGACATTTTTCAAAAGAGTCTTTCCTTGAATTCTTTAATAAATCAATTAATTAG
- a CDS encoding glycosyltransferase family 2 protein: MNRTFPLISVIIPCYNAEHFVESAVNSIRSQSYSNLQIICINDCSNDKTGLILDRLSEVDPRIMVIHNKSNLKLIKTLNVGIANATGEYIARMDSDDLSLSSRIHMQATLLIDNPNLDVIGVNPYLINHKGVELGSISDVIYTSHLVAKFISMFNPPICHPSAMFRSSVLKKYMFRDEPESLHVEDYDLWIRMLKEEVKMRSIDERLFLYRLNPEGVSSSNRDLQAKNHAILSKEMIYYLTSIDIPISYLSILNRNFIDIDILELKKTIQIFENIKVAFFSKYNVYNEMSAFKEITEWYNQRIILIMGNYLFKGSISQRMYCLYFFTKHFRILLSKFTIRNIRARFLKILLK, translated from the coding sequence ATGAACCGAACTTTTCCATTAATTTCTGTTATTATTCCGTGTTATAATGCTGAGCATTTTGTGGAATCTGCCGTCAATTCTATTCGGTCGCAATCTTATTCTAATCTTCAGATCATTTGTATTAATGATTGTTCTAATGATAAAACAGGTCTCATTCTTGATAGGTTGAGTGAAGTTGATCCTAGAATTATGGTTATCCATAATAAATCAAATCTAAAGCTAATAAAAACATTAAATGTTGGCATTGCCAATGCTACAGGAGAGTATATTGCTAGAATGGATTCTGATGACTTATCTCTGAGTAGCAGAATACATATGCAAGCTACGTTATTAATTGATAATCCAAATTTAGATGTCATAGGTGTCAATCCTTATCTAATTAATCACAAAGGCGTTGAACTTGGGTCTATTTCAGACGTAATATATACTAGTCATTTAGTTGCAAAGTTCATTTCTATGTTTAACCCGCCAATTTGTCACCCGTCTGCAATGTTTCGCTCATCAGTTCTGAAAAAATATATGTTTCGTGATGAACCTGAAAGCCTACATGTTGAAGATTATGATTTATGGATAAGAATGCTTAAGGAAGAAGTTAAAATGAGGAGCATTGATGAGCGGTTATTCCTTTATCGATTAAATCCAGAAGGTGTTTCATCATCTAATCGAGATTTGCAAGCAAAAAATCATGCGATTTTGTCAAAAGAAATGATATATTATTTGACCTCAATAGATATTCCTATCTCTTATTTGAGTATTCTTAATCGAAATTTTATAGACATAGATATTTTAGAATTGAAAAAAACAATACAAATTTTTGAAAATATTAAAGTTGCGTTTTTTTCAAAATATAATGTATACAATGAAATGTCAGCCTTTAAAGAAATTACTGAGTGGTATAATCAACGTATAATTTTGATTATGGGAAACTATTTGTTTAAAGGTTCTATATCTCAAAGGATGTATTGTTTATATTTTTTTACTAAACATTTTAGAATTTTATTATCAAAATTCACAATTCGTAACATCAGAGCAAGGTTTCTTAAAATATTATTGAAATAA
- a CDS encoding serine O-acetyltransferase translates to MLYKEDLLVNKGNFKGAFFIICFRISNAIQSKGKFFRYLGFPFRAFYKICFRWLLGTDIPDTTKIGKGCAVYHGHSLIIHDDCIIGDYFTVRHNTTIGQARKGGGAPIIGDYVEVGANAVIIGDIHIGSYSIIAAGAVVIKDVPEKVIVAGNPARVVKVLE, encoded by the coding sequence ATGTTATATAAAGAGGATTTACTCGTCAACAAAGGCAACTTTAAAGGTGCATTTTTTATTATTTGTTTTAGAATATCCAATGCGATTCAAAGCAAAGGTAAGTTTTTTAGATATCTGGGATTTCCTTTTAGAGCTTTTTATAAAATTTGCTTTAGATGGCTCTTAGGAACAGATATACCCGATACAACTAAAATTGGAAAGGGGTGTGCTGTTTATCATGGGCATTCTTTAATTATTCATGATGATTGTATTATTGGAGACTATTTTACCGTGAGGCATAACACAACAATAGGGCAGGCACGAAAAGGAGGAGGTGCTCCTATCATTGGCGATTATGTTGAAGTTGGAGCAAATGCTGTCATTATTGGAGATATACATATTGGAAGCTATTCTATTATCGCTGCTGGTGCTGTTGTTATAAAGGATGTGCCTGAAAAAGTTATCGTTGCTGGAAACCCTGCACGAGTGGTGAAGGTCTTGGAGTAA
- a CDS encoding glycosyltransferase family 4 protein: MVVNLSTQSIALIIPDFDFGGEEKRVLFFANSYVNHFKEVFLFAPNGKSAALLDKRVKHIIVETRKYKNIFSILKSLKQNNITFLQGHKRATLPYLVAAEKLLGIKSCFNFDNIYLDNGISNFLMPKTIIYLSEVLKAHYLPFFPKHDNKVINMGGDFLSRIEEYEVSNIKKSLRITDKFTILSLGRLSSQKNQKLLIEALATISDIDFTVLFVGEGPLENELKDLCIANNIINKVQFLGHRTDVNALLSVADVLVQSSIFEGFPNVFIEAASLGVPIIATNVGSSMTLVQDNGILIESGDISGLAKAIRQIAQNISTYRVNAELLKNSVFFQQFHKAEMLKGYLKHYESYV, encoded by the coding sequence ATGGTGGTAAATTTATCAACTCAATCCATAGCGTTAATTATTCCTGACTTTGATTTTGGAGGGGAAGAGAAGCGTGTACTCTTTTTTGCTAATAGCTATGTGAACCATTTTAAAGAGGTTTTCTTATTTGCACCTAATGGTAAAAGTGCGGCCTTATTGGATAAAAGAGTGAAGCATATTATTGTTGAGACGCGTAAGTATAAAAATATATTTAGCATATTAAAGTCTCTAAAACAAAATAATATTACTTTTTTACAGGGACACAAAAGAGCTACGTTACCTTATTTAGTGGCAGCTGAGAAGTTATTGGGAATAAAGAGTTGTTTTAATTTTGATAATATATACCTTGATAATGGGATTAGCAATTTCTTGATGCCTAAAACTATTATTTATCTATCTGAGGTTTTAAAGGCTCATTATCTTCCATTTTTTCCAAAGCATGATAATAAAGTTATCAATATGGGAGGTGACTTTTTAAGTCGAATTGAAGAATATGAAGTTAGTAATATAAAAAAGTCATTGAGGATTACAGATAAATTTACAATACTAAGTTTGGGGCGTTTATCTTCTCAAAAAAATCAAAAATTGCTAATAGAGGCATTAGCAACTATTTCAGATATTGATTTTACAGTTTTATTTGTAGGAGAAGGCCCATTGGAAAATGAATTGAAAGACTTGTGTATTGCAAATAATATTATAAATAAGGTTCAATTTTTGGGGCATCGCACAGATGTGAATGCTTTATTGAGTGTTGCAGATGTGTTGGTTCAATCCTCTATATTTGAAGGATTTCCTAATGTATTTATAGAAGCAGCCTCTTTGGGCGTTCCGATTATTGCTACTAATGTAGGGTCGTCAATGACACTTGTACAAGATAATGGTATCTTGATTGAGTCAGGGGATATATCTGGTTTAGCTAAAGCCATTCGACAGATAGCTCAAAATATATCGACTTATAGAGTAAATGCTGAATTATTAAAAAATAGTGTTTTCTTTCAGCAGTTTCATAAGGCTGAAATGTTAAAGGGCTATCTCAAACACTATGAATCGTATGTTTGA
- a CDS encoding WecB/TagA/CpsF family glycosyltransferase, which yields MRTIQILKAKVNLLTVDELHREIKRLIETKQKAVVDYLNIYSANIAYEEEWFAKFLNSCSIVLCDGKGVQMGAYFLGQEIPPQIAYNRWLWEFFSFCQTEHYSIFLLGAKPGVVEKSIEVIEEKGYKLSIDGYHGYFNKTNEENEEVVKIINTFCPDILLVGFGMPIQEKWVIENREKLNAKVIILGGAFLDWISGSVKLPPRFVTKFGLEWLYRLILEPRRLAHRYLIGIPQFFMRIFWCRLFGN from the coding sequence ATGAGAACTATACAAATTTTAAAAGCAAAGGTTAATCTTTTAACAGTAGATGAACTTCACCGAGAAATTAAAAGACTGATCGAAACAAAGCAAAAAGCTGTTGTAGATTATTTAAACATTTATTCAGCTAATATTGCTTATGAAGAGGAGTGGTTTGCCAAATTTCTAAATTCATGTTCTATCGTATTATGCGATGGGAAAGGGGTGCAAATGGGTGCCTATTTTCTTGGACAAGAAATCCCTCCACAGATTGCTTATAATAGATGGTTATGGGAGTTTTTTTCTTTTTGTCAAACTGAACATTATTCTATTTTTTTATTAGGAGCGAAGCCTGGAGTTGTTGAAAAATCAATAGAAGTGATTGAAGAAAAAGGATATAAATTATCTATTGATGGTTATCACGGGTATTTTAATAAAACGAATGAAGAGAATGAGGAAGTTGTGAAAATTATTAATACATTTTGTCCTGATATATTACTTGTAGGGTTTGGGATGCCAATTCAAGAAAAGTGGGTTATTGAAAATAGAGAAAAGCTTAACGCAAAGGTTATTATATTAGGCGGTGCATTTCTTGACTGGATTAGCGGCTCTGTAAAGCTCCCTCCTAGATTCGTTACAAAATTTGGTTTAGAATGGTTATATCGTCTTATATTAGAGCCAAGAAGATTAGCCCATAGATACTTGATTGGTATTCCTCAATTCTTCATGAGAATTTTCTGGTGTCGCCTTTTTGGGAATTGA